In the Topomyia yanbarensis strain Yona2022 chromosome 3, ASM3024719v1, whole genome shotgun sequence genome, one interval contains:
- the LOC131692038 gene encoding uncharacterized protein LOC131692038 isoform X2, with translation MKFFTMTLCILVLAFALVSAIPATNDETILGLTGASDDVLNPQDPQAFLLKKKLLLKKLLFWG, from the coding sequence ACTCTGTGCATCCTCGTACTGGCTTTTGCTCTGGTATCGGCCATTCCTGCTACCAATGACGAGACTATTCTGGGATTGACAGGAGCCAGTGATGATGTACTTAACCCCCAGGATCCGCAAGCTTTTCTACTCAAAAAGAAATTACTGCTAAAAAAGCTACTTTTCTGGGGGTAA